The following proteins are encoded in a genomic region of Comamonas resistens:
- a CDS encoding UvrD-helicase domain-containing protein, producing MNLPFANHWLKPRITASDEQRQVLDSGAAAIIISALAGTGKTTTLCMKACNLISRQGGKARILVLAYSRAGVIAIRDRMVRLNGVMPEGLEVLTIEQLCAGLLEKQGDPMERLEDPVRKRQMILQAQQALLQDLEHEHDLELGEWLARDVDIDAFLALEALVKKRLLDRQQQDSGMSLHDFCADMDLHYGCYRLYQKYERMRVGINGEPGFYAEGDCTFEVCRQLDLLDWDQPYEWLQERYDAVLFDELHDLDEGALMVLRKLVHGNNGIFVGAGDFNQHIHEGAFSVFGESLQRIKAYLPEDTEVLNINTTRRFGAEICNALNPLFKVEFQPLEEVSDAFVPLSYDTDLHCVQQLVELHAQVANGWSSRQGRQGGDSALNVILREPKDSFLIEWMFGHEGVHYGCQGISPFYLRKEVALTLALMWAIHGNAGEKLLTPGILSAAVEGLAHYGRRSLGSKAANPDRLAQSQFDESGWRELPGIREGHTVAASLHGDIERTRRYITYGTLDLRAVPQTDACAAILGSSGPWPDDAGEFCEHSLLRRIFAEAPINEKERKACLASLKALADLARGIPVGEFLGRLTLIVTKSIEMHRSKEPVTLRILSIEASKGREFMFVAVPFVERGRFPGPSRHEEAYRERNMLYVAMTRARAALWLLEGRAKPVRPGPV from the coding sequence ATGAATCTTCCCTTTGCCAATCATTGGCTCAAGCCCCGTATCACCGCTTCCGACGAGCAGCGGCAGGTACTGGATTCCGGCGCTGCTGCGATCATCATCAGTGCGCTGGCCGGAACCGGTAAAACGACCACGCTGTGCATGAAAGCCTGCAATCTGATCAGCCGGCAGGGGGGCAAGGCGCGCATTCTGGTGCTGGCCTATTCCCGGGCCGGGGTCATTGCCATTCGCGACCGTATGGTCAGGCTCAATGGCGTGATGCCCGAGGGTCTGGAGGTCCTCACCATCGAGCAGCTTTGCGCGGGTCTGCTGGAAAAGCAGGGCGACCCCATGGAGCGGCTGGAGGACCCGGTGCGCAAGCGCCAAATGATCCTGCAGGCGCAGCAGGCCTTGCTGCAGGACCTGGAGCATGAACATGACCTGGAGCTTGGCGAATGGCTGGCACGGGATGTGGATATCGACGCGTTTCTGGCCCTGGAAGCCCTGGTCAAGAAAAGGCTGCTGGACAGGCAGCAGCAGGACTCGGGCATGAGCCTCCATGATTTTTGCGCCGACATGGATTTGCACTACGGCTGCTACAGGCTCTATCAAAAATACGAGCGCATGCGTGTTGGCATCAATGGGGAGCCTGGCTTTTACGCCGAAGGGGACTGTACTTTCGAGGTATGCCGCCAACTGGATTTGCTGGATTGGGACCAGCCCTATGAGTGGCTGCAAGAGCGCTATGACGCCGTGCTTTTCGATGAGCTGCACGACCTGGACGAAGGCGCGCTGATGGTCTTGCGCAAGCTGGTACATGGCAACAACGGCATTTTTGTCGGCGCCGGGGACTTCAACCAGCATATCCACGAAGGTGCTTTTTCCGTCTTTGGCGAGTCGCTGCAGCGCATCAAGGCCTATCTCCCTGAAGATACCGAGGTTCTGAACATCAACACCACGCGCCGTTTCGGCGCAGAAATCTGCAATGCGCTGAACCCCTTGTTCAAGGTGGAATTTCAGCCTTTGGAAGAGGTGTCCGATGCCTTTGTGCCGCTGAGCTACGACACGGATCTGCACTGCGTGCAGCAACTGGTGGAGCTGCATGCCCAGGTCGCGAATGGCTGGAGCTCTAGACAGGGCAGGCAGGGTGGGGACAGCGCGCTCAACGTCATACTGCGCGAGCCCAAGGACAGCTTCCTGATCGAATGGATGTTCGGGCATGAAGGCGTGCACTATGGCTGCCAGGGCATCAGCCCCTTTTATCTGCGCAAGGAGGTGGCGCTGACGCTGGCTTTGATGTGGGCCATCCACGGCAATGCCGGGGAAAAGCTGTTGACGCCGGGCATCCTCAGCGCCGCCGTGGAAGGGCTGGCGCACTATGGTCGCCGCAGCCTGGGCAGCAAGGCGGCTAACCCTGATCGCCTGGCGCAAAGCCAGTTTGACGAGTCCGGCTGGCGCGAGCTGCCGGGTATCCGGGAAGGCCATACGGTGGCGGCGTCGCTCCATGGCGACATAGAGCGTACACGGCGCTATATCACTTATGGAACGCTGGACCTGAGGGCCGTGCCCCAGACGGATGCCTGCGCTGCCATCCTGGGCAGCTCCGGGCCATGGCCCGATGACGCCGGGGAATTTTGCGAGCATTCATTGCTGCGGCGTATTTTTGCTGAAGCGCCGATCAACGAGAAAGAGCGCAAAGCCTGCCTGGCCAGCCTGAAGGCCCTGGCCGATCTGGCGCGCGGCATACCGGTGGGTGAATTTCTGGGGCGCCTGACCTTGATCGTGACCAAGAGCATTGAGATGCACAGAAGCAAGGAGCCCGTGACCCTGCGCATTCTGAGCATTGAAGCCAGCAAGGGGCGTGAGTTCATGTTTGTGGCTGTGCCCTTTGTGGAGAGGGGGCGCTTCCCCGGCCCCTCGCGGCATGAGGAGGCCTATAGGGAGCGCAATATGTTGTATGTGGCGATGACCCGTGCGCGTGCGGCCCTGTGGCTGCTGGAAGGGCGTGCCAAGCCCGTCAGGCCGGGGCCGGTATAG
- a CDS encoding H-NS histone family protein, whose product MTTPSTSYTELLKQHAALEQQIAMVREAEVGAAIKQARALIEEFGLTQADVFPTAKPKRERNQGAARYRDPVSGRTWTGWGRQPEWIKGQDFARFEI is encoded by the coding sequence ATGACAACACCAAGCACCAGCTACACAGAATTGCTGAAACAGCACGCGGCTCTTGAGCAGCAGATTGCCATGGTTCGAGAAGCTGAAGTCGGTGCAGCCATAAAGCAAGCCCGGGCGCTGATTGAGGAGTTCGGCCTGACTCAGGCCGATGTGTTCCCAACCGCCAAGCCAAAGCGTGAAAGAAACCAGGGCGCCGCTAGATATCGTGACCCAGTGAGTGGTCGCACCTGGACAGGATGGGGCAGGCAGCCGGAGTGGATCAAGGGCCAGGATTTTGCGCGGTTCGAAATTTAA
- a CDS encoding outer membrane protein assembly factor BamE, producing MSMFESTFRLSALVLAAAACIAMPAGARDNPEDAISNPDKLQYSDVNVSYAEMKPEFARDGVLNKLDGVRAIKPGMAQEQVQQALGEPLTQTSSPKGQEWDYNFKLRQPQSGNLLVCQYKVVFDDAKAVRESVWRRRQCQQLAQH from the coding sequence ATGAGCATGTTTGAATCCACCTTCCGCCTTTCCGCCCTGGTGCTGGCTGCCGCAGCCTGTATCGCCATGCCCGCAGGGGCACGCGACAACCCCGAGGATGCCATCAGCAACCCGGACAAGCTGCAGTATTCCGACGTCAATGTGTCTTACGCCGAGATGAAGCCAGAGTTCGCCCGCGATGGCGTGCTGAACAAGCTTGACGGCGTTCGCGCCATCAAGCCCGGCATGGCCCAGGAGCAGGTGCAGCAGGCGCTGGGCGAACCCCTGACGCAAACTTCCAGCCCCAAGGGGCAGGAGTGGGATTACAACTTCAAGCTGCGCCAGCCCCAATCGGGCAATCTGCTGGTGTGCCAGTACAAGGTGGTGTTCGATGATGCCAAAGCGGTACGCGAGTCTGTCTGGCGTCGCCGGCAGTGCCAGCAACTGGCGCAGCATTGA